CTGGCGCAGGGCCGTGAGCAGGCCTTCCAGGTTGGCAATGGGTGATTTCAGGTCGTGGCTGGCCGTGTACACGAAGGTGTCGAGGTCGGCATTAGTGCGGCGCAGGCGCTGGTTGGTGGTGGCCAGCTCGTCGGCGATGGCCTGGGCCTGCTGGCGGCTTTCCTCCACCGCCCGGCGGGCGCGCACCTGCTCGGTCACTTCGTAGGCAAAAACCAGGATGCCATCGATTTGGCCGTGCGCGTTGTGGCGGGGCTGGTAGGTGAAATTAAAAAACAGCTCCTGCAGCTCGCCGCCGTCGTGGCGCGCCAGCTGCAGGGGCAGTTCCTGGGCCACGAAGGGCTCGCCGGTGGTGTACACATGGCCGAGTAGGCCAGGCACGGCCGTATCGGCCAGCTCGGGCAGGGCCTCAAACACCGGCCGGCCGGCCAGCGCCCGGCCCGGAAATATCTGCTGGTAGGCCGGGTTCACGAGCTGGTACACGTAGCCAGGCCCATCGAGAATGGCAATGGGGGCCGGCGCATCCATAAACAGCGTGTGCAGCAGCCCGCGCTGCTGGTCGGCCTCGCGGCGGGCCAGCACCTGCGCCGTTACTTCATAGGTAAAAACCGAGATGCCCACGATGCGGCCATTTTCGCGGTAGGGCTGGTAGGCGAAGTTGAAAAACTTGGTTTGGGCGGGCTGGCCGTCGGGCTGCGCAACGGCTAGCGGCAGCTCAGTGCCAAAATACGTTTCGCCCGTTTGGTACACCCCGTCGAGCAGGGCCACAAATCCCTGCGCCGCCGCTTCGGGCTGGGCTTCCGCAATGGTGCGCCCCAGCAACGCCCGGCCCGGAAACAGCGCCTGAAAAGCCGGATTAATGTACTCCATGCGGTGCTCGGGCCCGCGCAGCAACCCAACGGCGGCCGGCGTTTGCTCAAACACCTGGTAGAGGTCCTCCCGCTCCTGGGCCCGGCGCTGGGCGGCGGCCAGCACTTCGGCCTGCAAGGTGGCCGCCCGCTGGCGCGCCCGCACTTTCTCGGTAGCATCGACCAGAAAGGCCAGAATCCCCTGCACCTCTCCCTGGCCAGTAAGAATGGGCTGATACACGAAGTCGAGGTAGCGCTGCTCAAGCTGGCCGGTGGCCGCATCGAGCAGCTGCACCGGTGTTTCGGCACCCGCGTGGGGCTGCCGGCTGGTATACACCTGGTTGAGCAGCGCAACGAAGCCCTGCGCCTGAATTTCGGGTAGCTGGTCGGCTACTCTGTGCGTTAGCTGGGCCCGGTGCCCAGTCAGCGCCAGGTAATTCTCATTAAAAAACGAATACCGATGCTCGGGCCCGACCAAAGTGGCGATGGCGGCCGGCACCTGCCCCAATATCTGGCTGAGCAGGCGCTGCTGCTGCCGCAGCTGCTCGCGCTGCTGCTCGGCCTCGCGCAGGGCGGCCTGCACATCCTGGCTGCGGGCCCGCACGCGGTCTTCCAGCTCCTCGTTCAACTGGCGTAGGGCCTGCTGCGTGTTGGTAAGCTCGGTATTGCTGACCAAAAACTCCTCGTTGGCGGCGTGCAGCTCCTCGTTCGACGCGTCGAGCTGCTCATTGAGGCTAGCCAGCTGCCGGGCCGTGGCCTCTACCTGGTGGCGGGCCAGCACCTGCGCCGTCACGTCGTAGGCAAAGACTAGAATACCATCGATTTGGCCGCGCAGGTCGCGCCGGGCCTGGTAGATGAAGTTGTAGTAGCGCTTTTCCAGCTCGGCCGGCCGGGCATTATCATGGTCGAGCTGCACCAGCATCTCCGTAGCCACGAAGGGCTCGCCGGTGCGGTACACCTTGTCGAGCAGCTCAAAAATGGGCTGGCCAGCCAGTTCGGGCATGGCCTTGGCAATGGGCTTGCCTAGCAGCGGGCGCTCGCCTACCAGAGCTTGATAAGGACCATTCACCAATTGAAACCGGTGTTCGGGTCCCTCGAAAATGCAAATCATGGCTGGTGCCTGCATTAGCACGTGGTGCAGCTGGGCGCGCTGCAGCTCGGCTGCGGCGCGGGCTTCCTGCTCGCGGGCCTGGCTAGCACGCAGGGCGTCTTCGCTGGTGGAGCGCGGATAGTCGCTGGTATCGGTAAGGCTCACCAGCAGGCCCGTGCCTACGCGCCGGGCCGCCAGGTGCAGATAGTTAGCGCGGCTATCGGCCTGGTGGCTTAGCATGAAGCGCTGCGGCTCGGTAGTCAGGAGTGCGTTGCGGTGAAAGGCAAAGCTGCCATTGACGAGGCTCTGCGGAAACTGCTGCAGGTAGGTAGCAGTCGGCCGGGCCGGTAGCCCCAGCAGGCGCTGGGCCGCCGGATTGAGATACGTAAATGCCAGGTCGACCACCGCGCCGGTAACATCGGTTATGGGCGCATAGCCCACTACACCCGCCAGCGACAAGTCGAGCAAGGCCGGCAGCAAGTCGCTTTCAGGAAAAAAATCGGCGGGTAGCGAAGCCGAAACGGGCATAGAAGAACTCAAAAGCACAAAATCGGCAGCTAGCCTAGCGCCGTCCCGGCCAGTGTTTAATTAATGTAAAGCTATTGTCGGGCCTAGCCGTAATAAGTGAAACGCTTACGTAGGCGAAATAATTGTCTGTCAGACCCCTAGTGCTACTGCGCTAAGCTGGGTGCTGAGCCGCCGGCCCGGCTACTTTATTAGCAAAAATTGAAACTCCTACAATAGCTTCGCTTTCATAGTACGCCTGGTAGGTGAAGGTGAAGTAATGCAGCTGGGGCGGCCCGCTAGGCTGGTCGAGCAGCACCGGCAGGTCTTGGCCAAAATACGTTTCGCCGGTACGGTACACCTGGTCGAGGCGGGCAGCTTCGCCGCTGCCCACGGCTTCGGGCAGGGCCTCGGCCAGGGGGCGGCCCAACAGCTGCCGGCTCGGAAAAAATGACTGATAGGCCGCATTCACGTAGTCGAAGCGGTGCTTGGGGCCGCGCAAAATGGCTACGGCGGCCGGCGTGTGGGCAAATACCTGGTACACCGTTTCGCGCGCCTGCGCCTGGCGCTGGCTGGCGGCCTGCACCTGCGCTTGCAACGCCTCGGCGCGCTGGCGGGCCTGCACTTTGTCGGTCACATCAATGATAAACGCCAGGATACCTTCGGTTTGCGTCCGCTCATCCACGAGCGGCTGGTAGCTGAAGTCGATAAACAGGTGCTCAGACTGGCCGGTAGCGCGGTTGTGCAGCTGGGCCGGGGTGTCCTGGCCCCGGAAGGGCTGGCCGGTCGTGTACACCTGGTCGAGCAGGCTCACGAAGCCCTGTTCTACTACTTCCGGAAACACTTCGGCCACAGTTTGGCCAAGCTGGGCCCGGTGGCCCGACAGCGCCTGGTAGGTATCGTTAAAGAAGCTAAAGCGGTGCTCGGGCCCGCTGAGGGTGGCAACGGCGGCCGGCACCTGCCCCAGTATCTGGTCGAGTAGGTGCTGCTGCTTGGTGGCCTGGGTGCGCTGCTGCTCGGCTTCGTGCAGGGCCGCCTGCAATTGCTGGGTGCGCTCCTGCACGTGGCCTTCCAGGCGCTGCTGCACCAGCAGCACTTCCTCCTGGTTGATGAGCAGTTCCTGGTTGCTCAGGTGCAGGGCCTGGTTGAGGGTGGCTAGCTGCTTGTTGAGGTCTTGCACCTGCTGGCGGGCCACTACCTGCTCGGTTACTTCATTAGCTACTACCATGACGCCCGTGATGTGGCCATTGGCCTCGCGCACGGGCAGGTACACAAAGTTCCAGTACACGGTTTCGCGGCGGCCGTTGCGGTCGTGCTGGGCGGGCATTTCGCGGGCCACGTAGGGCTCGCCGGTAGCCAGTACGCCGGCCAGCAGCTCCTCGAAACCCATGCCGGCCACCTCGGGCAAGGCCTCAAACAAGCCTTTACCGATAATATCCTCGGCCCGGCGGCCCCACAGCTCGCACACCTGCGGGTTGGCCAGCTCAATAATATTATTGGGGCCCCGGTACACGGCGATGGCCACCGGCGCCTGCTCAAAAATGCGCTGCAGCTCGCCGCGCTGCCGCTCGGCTTCGGCCAGGGCGGCCTGCTCGCGGGCCTGGCTTTCGCGCAGCGCGGCCTGGGCCTGCACCTGGGCCGTAACGTCCGTTACGGCGTGCAGCACGTGTTCTACGCGGCCATCGGCTCCGAATACTGCGCTGTTGTGCGGCAGCCAGTGGCGCTCCACAAACTGGCCGGGGGCGGCGGGGTCGGGCACGTCGTAGCGCTGCTGCGGCAATTCCTGCGACTCGCCGGTGGCCAGCACCTGCTCAAACGAGGTCCGCAGGTTGCGCACGCTATTGGCCTCGGGCGTGTCGGGATTGTCCCGAAAAACTTCAAATACCGGCCGGCCCACCAGCTGCTCGCGCGGCGTGAGCGTGGCCGCCACGTAGGCATCGCTGGCAGCCTCCACCACCAGGGCGGGCGAGAGCAGCAGGTAAGCACCCGGCAGCGCATTAAAGACGGATAGTAAAGCAGAACTAACAGGCATGGTAACAGTACAAAAAAGCGGGCCAGGGGCACGTGCGCAGGCTAGCCTTCCCCTTACGCAAAAAACACCACAACTGATTGCCCAGCGGCGCGGCTTGGGCTGTCACTGCCCGGCAATTAGCAACGGGCTCAGCTCGCTAGCCCTTCGGCCGTGGGCAGCTGGCGCTGAAAATGCAGCTGCAAGATGGTATTGATTTTTTCTTCCGTCAGCGGCTTGCTGGCCATGCCCGCAATGGGCAATTCGTTGAGACGAGCCAGGTCGGTCGAGTTCATGCTGGTCGTCAGCACCACGATAATGATGCCTTCCTGGTGCGCCCGCGGCAGGCGCTGGTAGGCTTCCAAAAACTCCATGCCGTTCATGGCCGGCATGTTTACATCGAGCAAAATGAGCGCCGGGCACGAGGTAGACGGGGCCGCACACTCGTTTTCGAGCAGGGCTAGCGCCTCCAGGCCATCTTGGGCAATAATGAGCTGGTCGGCGACGTGCAGCGAGCGCAGCAGCGACTCGTTGAGGTAATTAGTAGTAGCGTCGTCATCGACGAGCAATATGCTGGAAAGCTTTTTCAAGGGATGTTAACTTAAGCGACTGCCCTTTTAAGGGATTTGGGTGGCCAGATGTTCCGGCGGCCGGGGCAGGGTTACGATAAAAGTGGAGCCCACCCCGACCTGGCTTTGCACCTGCACGGTGCCGCCGGCGTTTTCCACGATTTTGCGCACCATGTACAGCCCCACGCCCGAGCCCTCGACGTGCGCGTGCAGGCGCTGAAATAGCCCGAACAGCCGCTGCTGCTGGCGCTCGTCGAGGCCCAGGCCGTTGTCGTGCACGCGCAGCACCGCCGCCTCGCCCTGCGGCTGGCACTCGATGTGCACCACCGGCCCGCGGTCGGGGGCGCGGTACTTGAGGGCATTGCTGAGCAGGTTGTAAACCACCGAGCGCAGGTTTTTGGGCGAGAGCGGCAGCGTGGGGGCATCGGCCACCGCCACGGTTACCTGCGCGCCGGTGGTGGCGAGCAGCGGCGCCAGGTC
The genomic region above belongs to Hymenobacter sp. BRD128 and contains:
- a CDS encoding PAS domain-containing protein, whose protein sequence is MPVSSALLSVFNALPGAYLLLSPALVVEAASDAYVAATLTPREQLVGRPVFEVFRDNPDTPEANSVRNLRTSFEQVLATGESQELPQQRYDVPDPAAPGQFVERHWLPHNSAVFGADGRVEHVLHAVTDVTAQVQAQAALRESQAREQAALAEAERQRGELQRIFEQAPVAIAVYRGPNNIIELANPQVCELWGRRAEDIIGKGLFEALPEVAGMGFEELLAGVLATGEPYVAREMPAQHDRNGRRETVYWNFVYLPVREANGHITGVMVVANEVTEQVVARQQVQDLNKQLATLNQALHLSNQELLINQEEVLLVQQRLEGHVQERTQQLQAALHEAEQQRTQATKQQHLLDQILGQVPAAVATLSGPEHRFSFFNDTYQALSGHRAQLGQTVAEVFPEVVEQGFVSLLDQVYTTGQPFRGQDTPAQLHNRATGQSEHLFIDFSYQPLVDERTQTEGILAFIIDVTDKVQARQRAEALQAQVQAASQRQAQARETVYQVFAHTPAAVAILRGPKHRFDYVNAAYQSFFPSRQLLGRPLAEALPEAVGSGEAARLDQVYRTGETYFGQDLPVLLDQPSGPPQLHYFTFTYQAYYESEAIVGVSIFANKVAGPAAQHPA
- a CDS encoding ATP-binding protein, with the translated sequence MMQEAVTRFQQTIGHLTDISRLQQEGSAAGEAGSLAAIIADVQLDLAPLLATTGAQVTVAVADAPTLPLSPKNLRSVVYNLLSNALKYRAPDRGPVVHIECQPQGEAAVLRVHDNGLGLDERQQQRLFGLFQRLHAHVEGSGVGLYMVRKIVENAGGTVQVQSQVGVGSTFIVTLPRPPEHLATQIP
- a CDS encoding response regulator, with protein sequence MKKLSSILLVDDDATTNYLNESLLRSLHVADQLIIAQDGLEALALLENECAAPSTSCPALILLDVNMPAMNGMEFLEAYQRLPRAHQEGIIIVVLTTSMNSTDLARLNELPIAGMASKPLTEEKINTILQLHFQRQLPTAEGLAS
- a CDS encoding PAS domain-containing protein, which gives rise to MPVSASLPADFFPESDLLPALLDLSLAGVVGYAPITDVTGAVVDLAFTYLNPAAQRLLGLPARPTATYLQQFPQSLVNGSFAFHRNALLTTEPQRFMLSHQADSRANYLHLAARRVGTGLLVSLTDTSDYPRSTSEDALRASQAREQEARAAAELQRAQLHHVLMQAPAMICIFEGPEHRFQLVNGPYQALVGERPLLGKPIAKAMPELAGQPIFELLDKVYRTGEPFVATEMLVQLDHDNARPAELEKRYYNFIYQARRDLRGQIDGILVFAYDVTAQVLARHQVEATARQLASLNEQLDASNEELHAANEEFLVSNTELTNTQQALRQLNEELEDRVRARSQDVQAALREAEQQREQLRQQQRLLSQILGQVPAAIATLVGPEHRYSFFNENYLALTGHRAQLTHRVADQLPEIQAQGFVALLNQVYTSRQPHAGAETPVQLLDAATGQLEQRYLDFVYQPILTGQGEVQGILAFLVDATEKVRARQRAATLQAEVLAAAQRRAQEREDLYQVFEQTPAAVGLLRGPEHRMEYINPAFQALFPGRALLGRTIAEAQPEAAAQGFVALLDGVYQTGETYFGTELPLAVAQPDGQPAQTKFFNFAYQPYRENGRIVGISVFTYEVTAQVLARREADQQRGLLHTLFMDAPAPIAILDGPGYVYQLVNPAYQQIFPGRALAGRPVFEALPELADTAVPGLLGHVYTTGEPFVAQELPLQLARHDGGELQELFFNFTYQPRHNAHGQIDGILVFAYEVTEQVRARRAVEESRQQAQAIADELATTNQRLRRTNADLDTFVYTASHDLKSPIANLEGLLTALRQQLPDAALQAPLVTRLLGMMDGAVERFRETLAHLTDVSKLQQADGSPAEAVDLAALVRAVRLDLAIDLAAAGASLAVEIASCPTVQFSAKNLRSIVYNLLSNALKYRAPDRLPIIALRCRRAEGQLLLEVQDNGLGLDATQQSKLFGMFRRLHTHVEGSGVGLYMVKRIVENAGGTITVQSQPGVGSTFTVALPG